One genomic window of Candidatus Limnocylindria bacterium includes the following:
- a CDS encoding xanthine dehydrogenase family protein molybdopterin-binding subunit: protein MTATAPTTYIGTRTPRKEDPKLIQGRGTFTDDVTLPAMVYVSLVRSPHAHARIRRIDAAAARKVPGVVTVVTGKDAEATGVLPVFITVPGLNGTKHMPLATDKARYAGDAIAAVVAETRQAAKRAADLVTVDYEPLPVVVDATKALEPGAPILHEELGTNLVFTYPVKGGDIDKAFRDAEATVKLRIVNQRLIPNAMEPRSVVAKFEAGELTVWTSTQIPHFVQLILSVNLGLSQNKVRVIAPEVGGGFGSKLQVYAEELLVAHLARTLGRPVKWTEDRREGYLATIHGRDLVEDVEVAAKRDGTVLGVRIRTVANMGAYLQAFAPGIPTILHAFIIPGAYRIPAFDCEVRGAYTNTTPVDAYRGAGRPEATFAIERAMDRLADEIGMDPAELRRKNFVPPDAFPFTTISGITYDSGDYGPALDRALAMADYKGFEDRRAEAKARGRYRGIGLSSYVEICGLAPSKANSALGVGWGGYESARIRVHPTGAVQVFTGTSPHGQGHETSWAQIAADAIGVTPNDVEVRHGDTFESPGMGVGTFGSRSLAVGGIAVHNAAQKIREKVIQIGAHLLEASPADVVVQGGKVFVKGVPEKAKAFGEISMAAYLASNLPEGMEPGLEATTYYDPPNFTFPFGTHVAEVEVDPETGSIEIIRYSACDDCGRQINPMIVEGQLHGGITQGIGQALYETAVYDNNGQLLSGSMMEYHVPTAADVPAFALDHTVTLTKTNPLGVKGIGEAGTIASTPAMVNAVIDALSPLGIRHIDMPLTAEKVWQAIRKAGEARR from the coding sequence ATGACCGCCACCGCACCGACGACCTATATCGGAACGCGCACTCCTCGCAAGGAAGACCCGAAGCTCATCCAGGGCCGGGGCACGTTCACTGACGACGTGACCCTCCCGGCCATGGTCTACGTCTCGCTCGTGCGCAGTCCTCACGCCCATGCGCGCATCCGGCGCATCGACGCGGCGGCAGCGCGCAAGGTGCCGGGCGTCGTGACCGTCGTCACCGGCAAGGACGCGGAGGCGACGGGCGTGCTGCCCGTGTTCATCACCGTGCCCGGTTTGAACGGCACGAAGCACATGCCGCTCGCGACCGACAAGGCGCGCTACGCCGGAGACGCGATCGCCGCCGTCGTCGCCGAGACGCGTCAGGCTGCGAAGCGCGCGGCCGACCTGGTGACGGTCGATTACGAGCCACTGCCGGTCGTCGTCGACGCGACGAAAGCGCTCGAGCCGGGCGCGCCCATCCTCCACGAGGAGCTGGGGACGAATCTCGTCTTCACCTATCCGGTGAAGGGCGGCGACATCGACAAGGCGTTCCGTGACGCCGAGGCGACGGTCAAGCTTCGCATCGTCAACCAGCGCCTCATCCCGAACGCGATGGAGCCGCGCTCGGTCGTCGCGAAGTTCGAGGCCGGTGAGCTCACCGTGTGGACGAGCACTCAGATCCCGCACTTCGTGCAGCTCATCCTCTCGGTCAATCTGGGCCTTTCGCAGAACAAGGTGCGCGTGATCGCGCCCGAGGTGGGAGGCGGGTTCGGGAGCAAGCTGCAGGTCTACGCCGAGGAGCTGCTCGTCGCGCACCTCGCGAGGACGCTCGGCCGTCCCGTGAAGTGGACCGAGGACCGGCGCGAGGGCTACCTCGCCACGATCCACGGCCGGGACCTCGTCGAAGACGTCGAAGTGGCCGCGAAGCGCGACGGCACCGTGCTCGGCGTACGTATCCGCACCGTCGCCAACATGGGCGCGTACCTGCAGGCATTCGCGCCCGGCATCCCGACGATCCTTCACGCCTTCATCATTCCTGGCGCGTACCGCATCCCGGCGTTCGACTGCGAGGTCAGAGGCGCGTACACGAACACGACCCCTGTCGACGCCTACCGCGGCGCCGGACGCCCCGAGGCGACGTTCGCCATCGAGCGCGCGATGGACCGTCTCGCCGACGAGATCGGCATGGACCCGGCGGAACTCCGTCGGAAGAACTTCGTCCCGCCCGACGCATTCCCTTTCACGACGATCAGTGGGATCACGTACGACAGCGGGGACTACGGGCCCGCGCTCGACCGCGCGCTCGCGATGGCCGATTACAAGGGCTTCGAGGATCGACGCGCTGAGGCGAAGGCGCGCGGAAGATATCGCGGGATCGGACTCTCGAGCTACGTCGAGATCTGCGGTCTCGCGCCCTCGAAGGCGAACTCCGCCCTCGGTGTGGGCTGGGGCGGCTACGAGAGCGCGCGCATCCGCGTCCATCCGACCGGTGCCGTGCAGGTCTTCACCGGTACCTCGCCGCACGGCCAGGGCCACGAGACCTCGTGGGCGCAGATCGCCGCCGACGCGATCGGGGTCACCCCGAACGACGTAGAAGTGCGTCACGGTGACACCTTCGAGTCGCCGGGCATGGGCGTGGGCACGTTCGGCAGCCGAAGCCTCGCGGTCGGTGGCATCGCCGTGCACAACGCTGCCCAGAAGATCCGCGAGAAGGTCATCCAGATCGGCGCGCATCTGCTGGAGGCTTCTCCCGCGGACGTCGTCGTCCAGGGCGGCAAGGTCTTCGTGAAGGGCGTGCCCGAGAAAGCGAAAGCGTTCGGTGAGATCTCGATGGCGGCCTATCTCGCATCGAACCTGCCCGAGGGCATGGAGCCCGGGCTCGAGGCCACGACCTATTACGACCCACCGAACTTCACGTTCCCGTTCGGCACGCACGTCGCTGAGGTGGAGGTGGACCCGGAGACCGGATCGATCGAGATCATCCGCTATTCCGCGTGCGACGACTGCGGTCGGCAGATCAATCCGATGATCGTCGAAGGCCAGCTCCACGGTGGGATCACCCAGGGTATCGGGCAAGCCCTGTACGAGACCGCGGTCTATGACAACAACGGCCAGCTGCTGTCCGGCAGCATGATGGAGTACCACGTCCCGACGGCGGCGGATGTTCCCGCGTTCGCGCTCGATCACACCGTGACGCTCACGAAGACGAATCCGCTCGGCGTCAAGGGCATCGGCGAGGCCGGCACGATCGCATCGACACCCGCGATGGTGAACGCCGTCATCGACGCCCTGTCTCCGCTGGGCATCAGGCACATCGACATGCCGCTGACCGCAGAAAAGGTGTGGCAAGCGATACGCAAGGCGGGGGAGGCACGACGATGA
- a CDS encoding (2Fe-2S)-binding protein: MRVQLTINGASREADVEPRLLLVHLIRENLLLTGTHIGCDTTSCGACTVLLDGRPVKSCTVFAVQASGRTVSTVEGLEQNGVLHAVQEGFTKEHGLQCGFCTPGMMMTSVALLERNAAPTELQIRQAISGNLCRCTGYVNIVKAIQHASATMREAKAEKEPATAGRA; encoded by the coding sequence ATGCGCGTGCAGCTCACCATCAACGGTGCCTCAAGGGAAGCGGATGTCGAGCCCCGCCTGCTTCTCGTGCACCTCATCCGCGAGAACCTCCTGCTGACCGGGACGCACATCGGGTGCGACACGACAAGCTGCGGTGCGTGCACCGTGCTCCTCGACGGCCGTCCGGTGAAGTCGTGCACCGTCTTCGCGGTGCAGGCGAGCGGCCGGACCGTGTCGACCGTCGAGGGCCTGGAGCAGAACGGTGTGCTTCACGCAGTCCAGGAGGGCTTCACCAAGGAGCACGGGCTCCAGTGCGGTTTCTGCACGCCCGGGATGATGATGACCTCGGTCGCGCTGCTCGAACGGAACGCGGCGCCGACGGAGCTGCAGATCCGCCAGGCCATCTCCGGCAACCTGTGCCGCTGCACGGGGTACGTGAACATCGTGAAGGCGATCCAGCACGCAAGCGCGACGATGCGTGAGGCCAAGGCCGAGAAAGAGCCGGCCACGGCGGGGAGGGCATGA
- a CDS encoding xanthine dehydrogenase family protein subunit M, with the protein MITHPFTYEAPTTIDDAVRALGRSGEAKILAGGHSLIPLMKLGLAEPELLVDIGRIAALREIKSEDGWVVVGALATHRSIADNARVASTLRALAEAAAAVGDLQVRSRGTIGGSIAHADPAADEPAATLAFDATVRVIGPKGRRDIPAREFFKGTFETALGPNEIVVEIRFPAPAGRSGSAYAKFAHPASGFAIVGVAAVVGLKGDGTVERAAIGVTGAAAGPFRATAAERALAGTRGDAGAIAAAVARAADGVTTLSDLTASAVFRQHLVTVQARRALERAMERARG; encoded by the coding sequence ATGATCACGCATCCGTTCACCTACGAAGCGCCAACGACCATCGATGACGCGGTCAGGGCACTCGGCCGGTCGGGCGAAGCCAAGATCCTGGCCGGTGGCCACAGTCTCATTCCGCTCATGAAGCTCGGACTGGCCGAGCCCGAGCTGCTCGTGGATATCGGTCGCATCGCCGCGCTGCGCGAGATCAAGAGCGAGGACGGCTGGGTCGTCGTCGGCGCGCTCGCGACTCACCGGTCCATCGCCGACAACGCCAGGGTCGCCTCGACCCTCAGGGCTCTCGCGGAGGCGGCCGCGGCCGTCGGCGACCTGCAGGTGCGTTCGCGCGGCACGATCGGAGGAAGCATCGCTCATGCCGACCCAGCTGCGGACGAACCCGCGGCGACTCTCGCGTTCGACGCCACGGTCCGCGTCATCGGCCCAAAGGGCCGCCGCGACATTCCAGCGCGCGAGTTCTTCAAAGGCACGTTCGAGACGGCGCTCGGACCGAACGAGATCGTCGTGGAGATCCGGTTCCCCGCGCCGGCAGGCCGCTCGGGTAGCGCGTACGCGAAGTTCGCGCATCCCGCATCGGGCTTCGCGATCGTCGGCGTCGCCGCGGTCGTTGGTCTGAAGGGTGACGGCACGGTGGAGCGTGCCGCGATCGGCGTGACCGGCGCCGCCGCCGGTCCGTTCCGTGCGACCGCCGCTGAGCGCGCCCTCGCGGGCACGCGCGGCGATGCCGGCGCGATCGCAGCGGCCGTAGCCAGGGCGGCTGACGGCGTCACGACGTTGTCGGATCTCACCGCGTCAGCGGTGTTCCGCCAGCACCTCGTCACGGTCCAAGCGCGACGTGCGCTCGAGCGCGCGATGGAGCGTGCTCGGGGCTAA
- a CDS encoding GNAT family N-acetyltransferase, producing the protein MRITRATPTHVPALARLMTRSPLLQRYGVTLRGARSSLVEGLRERDQLLVALEGGVPLGLAWVMTTRALDRAAYLRLLLVAEGQQSRGVGAALLADSERRARASGCRHLVLLVTTTNRRARAFYRRRGYRHVGNLPGFVRPAIGESLYAKSWPIHQQPL; encoded by the coding sequence ATGAGGATCACTCGCGCCACCCCAACGCACGTCCCGGCACTTGCTCGGCTGATGACCCGATCACCACTCCTCCAGCGCTATGGCGTGACCCTGCGGGGAGCGCGTTCGAGCCTTGTCGAAGGGCTTCGGGAACGTGACCAGCTTCTCGTCGCGCTCGAAGGCGGCGTACCGCTCGGACTCGCGTGGGTCATGACGACCCGGGCGCTCGATCGCGCGGCCTATCTGCGGCTCCTGCTCGTCGCTGAGGGACAGCAGTCGCGCGGCGTTGGAGCCGCGCTGCTGGCCGACTCGGAGCGCAGAGCCCGCGCGTCCGGCTGCCGCCATCTCGTGCTCCTGGTGACGACGACGAACCGGCGGGCGCGCGCCTTCTACCGCCGTCGTGGCTATCGGCACGTTGGGAATCTCCCGGGCTTCGTGCGTCCCGCGATCGGCGAGTCGCTCTACGCGAAGAGCTGGCCGATCCACCAGCAACCGCTCTGA
- a CDS encoding (2Fe-2S)-binding protein translates to MITVTVNRTEHEIEIEPSLLLVELLRETLRLTGTHVGCDTSQCGACTVLIDGNAVKSCTMLAVQADGAEILTVEGLAKDGELHPIQRAFSAEHALQCGFCTPGLMITAVDLLSRTPAPTDAQIRHAIKGNLCRCTGYHNIVNAVRSAATEMRGAAMPMKTPAEVKR, encoded by the coding sequence ATGATCACCGTAACGGTCAATCGCACCGAGCACGAAATCGAGATCGAGCCATCACTGCTCCTGGTCGAGCTGCTACGCGAAACGCTGAGACTCACCGGGACGCACGTCGGATGTGACACGAGCCAGTGCGGCGCGTGCACGGTCCTGATCGACGGCAACGCGGTGAAGTCGTGCACCATGCTCGCGGTCCAGGCGGACGGCGCCGAGATCCTCACGGTCGAGGGTCTCGCGAAGGATGGCGAGCTCCATCCGATCCAGCGCGCGTTCAGCGCCGAGCACGCGCTCCAGTGCGGGTTCTGCACGCCGGGACTGATGATCACCGCGGTCGACCTCCTGTCGCGGACCCCCGCGCCGACGGATGCCCAGATCCGCCACGCGATCAAGGGGAACCTCTGCCGCTGCACCGGCTATCACAACATCGTCAACGCGGTCCGTTCGGCCGCGACCGAGATGCGCGGCGCAGCGATGCCGATGAAGACGCCGGCGGAGGTGAAGAGATGA
- a CDS encoding xanthine dehydrogenase family protein subunit M has product MIPAAFEYEAPTELAEAIDRLARSGGEAKVLAGGQSLIPLMKFRLAQPARIIDLNRISGLAYVRENGDLRIGALTRESDLEESAVIRDRYAIVADTAAVIADPIVRNLATVGGNVAHADPANDHPATLLALRASVVARGPRGERVIPIDDFFVDTFTTSLAPDEIVTEIRIPRAQAQSGGAYIKLERKVGDFAIVGVAAHLQLDGKGSVATAGIGLTNVGPTAIRARHAEEALRGRAPDDRAIAAAAEAAAAESQPVADLRGPAEYKRDVVRVLTTRALRRAVARAKGGK; this is encoded by the coding sequence ATGATCCCGGCAGCGTTCGAGTACGAAGCGCCGACGGAGCTCGCAGAAGCCATCGACCGGTTGGCCAGATCAGGCGGCGAGGCGAAAGTCCTCGCTGGTGGTCAGAGCCTGATCCCACTCATGAAGTTCCGGCTCGCGCAGCCGGCCCGGATCATCGATCTGAATCGCATCAGCGGCCTCGCCTACGTCCGCGAGAACGGCGATCTTCGGATCGGGGCGCTAACGCGCGAATCCGATCTCGAAGAGAGCGCGGTCATTCGTGACCGCTATGCGATCGTCGCGGACACCGCCGCGGTCATCGCCGATCCGATCGTGCGCAATCTCGCGACCGTGGGCGGCAACGTCGCGCATGCCGACCCCGCGAACGACCACCCCGCGACGCTGCTCGCGCTTCGCGCGTCGGTCGTGGCGCGCGGACCCCGCGGAGAGCGTGTGATCCCGATCGACGATTTCTTCGTCGACACCTTCACGACGTCGCTCGCTCCGGATGAGATCGTCACCGAGATCCGCATCCCGCGCGCCCAGGCGCAGAGCGGTGGCGCGTATATCAAGCTCGAGCGGAAGGTCGGGGACTTCGCGATCGTGGGCGTCGCCGCCCACCTTCAACTCGATGGCAAGGGCAGCGTCGCGACGGCGGGCATCGGACTCACGAACGTCGGACCGACGGCCATCCGCGCTCGCCACGCCGAGGAGGCGCTCCGCGGCCGAGCGCCCGATGACAGGGCCATCGCCGCAGCGGCCGAGGCTGCCGCGGCCGAGTCGCAGCCGGTGGCGGATCTTCGCGGGCCGGCCGAGTACAAGCGAGATGTCGTGCGCGTCCTCACGACGCGAGCACTGCGCCGTGCGGTCGCCCGAGCGAAGGGGGGCAAATAG
- a CDS encoding ABC transporter permease, with translation MATWIPESASPRPAAAVRSFGLAGIGAAIVREPVALIGLAMVLVYVGIALTVSFLPLRDPLQISTQRLVGPSPEFPFGTDALGRDLLSRIMFGARLSIRVAVLSVAIATIVGGTLGLVSGYLGGLADMAIGRVLDVFFAFPAILLALGIVAALGPDPNNVIVAIAVVYTPIFARVVRGPVLALKAREFVEAARAVGATGPRIVIRHILPNLLSTLIVQVSLALSWAVLTEGALSFLGLSAQPPAPSWGVMLSEGRQYLEFATHLAIFPGLAIMIAVLGFNLLGDGLRDALDPQRR, from the coding sequence ATGGCTACCTGGATCCCCGAATCCGCCTCACCTAGGCCCGCCGCGGCGGTCCGATCCTTCGGCCTCGCCGGCATCGGCGCGGCCATCGTGCGCGAGCCCGTCGCGCTCATCGGTCTTGCGATGGTCCTCGTCTACGTGGGCATCGCGCTGACGGTCTCGTTCCTTCCGCTGCGCGATCCGCTGCAGATCTCGACGCAGCGCCTCGTGGGTCCGTCGCCCGAATTCCCATTCGGCACGGATGCGCTCGGCCGCGATCTTCTGAGCCGGATCATGTTCGGTGCGCGACTCTCGATCCGCGTCGCTGTCCTATCGGTCGCGATCGCGACGATCGTCGGCGGGACGCTCGGACTGGTGTCCGGCTACCTCGGAGGACTCGCGGACATGGCCATCGGGCGAGTCCTCGACGTGTTCTTCGCGTTCCCCGCGATCCTCCTCGCGCTCGGGATCGTCGCCGCGCTCGGGCCGGATCCGAACAACGTCATCGTGGCCATCGCGGTCGTGTACACGCCCATCTTCGCGCGCGTGGTCCGCGGCCCGGTGCTCGCGCTGAAGGCGCGCGAGTTCGTGGAGGCGGCGCGCGCGGTCGGCGCGACCGGGCCGCGCATCGTGATACGCCACATCCTGCCCAACCTCTTGTCGACGCTCATCGTGCAGGTCAGCCTCGCGCTCTCCTGGGCGGTGCTCACAGAAGGGGCGCTGTCGTTCCTCGGGCTCTCGGCGCAGCCTCCCGCGCCGTCGTGGGGCGTGATGCTCAGCGAGGGCCGCCAGTACCTGGAATTCGCGACCCACCTGGCGATCTTTCCGGGGCTGGCGATCATGATCGCGGTGCTGGGCTTCAACCTTCTTGGCGATGGACTCCGCGATGCGCTGGACCCTCAGCGACGATGA